Proteins from one Mus pahari chromosome 10, PAHARI_EIJ_v1.1, whole genome shotgun sequence genomic window:
- the Pate2 gene encoding prostate and testis expressed protein 2 codes for MFVLVMICLFCQYWGVLNENEEEDRGLLCYKCNRYHLGLCYGIMTSCTLKHKQSCAAENFYILTKKGQSMYHYSRLSCMTNCEDINFLSFERRTELICCKHSNYCNLPMGL; via the exons ATGTTTGTGCTGGTGATGATCTGTCTGTTCTGCCAGTATTGGG GTGTCCTTAATGAGAATGAAGAAG AAGATCGTGGACTACTGTGTTATAAATGTAATAGATATCATCTTGGATTATGCTATGGAATCATGACATCCTGCACACTGAAGCATAAACAGTCCTGTGCTGCTGAGAACTTTTACATACTCACAAAAAAAG GGCAGAGCATGTATCATTATTCAAGACTGTCTTGTATGACCAACTGTGAGGACATCAACTTCCTGAGTTTTGAAAGGAGGACAGAGCTCATTTGTTGTAAACACAGTAACTATTGCAACCTCCCAATGGGACTCTAG
- the Pate3 gene encoding prostate and testis expressed protein 3, which translates to MNRHFLLLFSLFCFIVEATSLKCVTCHLRTQSDHCRRGFGVCLAQKHEICMSLRIYFSGSLQLSYMVCQRFCKNLTYMFNNRTYMHKCCNYDFCNFRL; encoded by the exons ATGAACAGACACTTCTTGctgctcttctccctcttctgcttCATTGTGG aAGCAACATCACTGAAGTGTGTAACATGCCACCTTCGCACACAGTCAGACCACTGCAGAAGAGGCTTTGGTGTTTGCCTTGCTCAGAAGCACGAAATATGCATGAGCTTGAGGATCTACTTCA GTGGCTCTCTCCAGTTATCATACATGGTGTGTCAGAGATTCTGCAAGAATTTGACATACATGTTCAACAATCGGACTTATATGCATAAATGTTGCAACTATGATTTTTGTAACTTCAGACTCTAA